In Snodgrassella alvi wkB2, the DNA window CTATATTACCACTTACAGTAAGGACGACTATGTTATCGATTATCAAACGATATAGCCGTAATTTGGCCTGGCAAATTTTAATCGCACTGATTATGGGGGTAGCACTGGGATTATATCTGCATACTTTTTCAGATCCTTCTCATCCCTACTACAAAACCTATCAGTCGTGGGTAATCAATGTATTACAACCGATGGGGGATATTTTTATCCGCCTGATTAAAATGATTGTGCTGCCCATCATTCTCAGTACGCTGACATTGGGTATTGCCGGACTGGGTAACTCCAAAAGTCTGGGTCGACTGGGCGGTAAAACTATTCTGTATTTTGAAATTATCACTACTATCGCCATTGGTGTGGGTTTACTTTTCGGTAATCTGTTTCACCCGGGTAGCGGCATTGATATTTCCAATCTGCACCACAGCAATGTCAGTCAGTACGTACAAAAAAGTGAAGCACTGGCCGAGAAGCCTCATGGTCTGGTTATAATGATTCTGGACATGATTCCGCATAATATATTTGATTCGCTTAGCAGCGGTGAAATTCTGCCGGTAATCTTTTTCTGTGTGTTTTTTGGTCTGGGCTTAACTAAGCTACCTGATAATCAGCGCCTGTTCTTTTCAGATTTTCTGAAAGTGATTTCAGACGTAATGTTCAAAATCACCAATATGATTATGCGTTACGCACCTATCGGGGTATTTGGTCTGATGACTGTTACCATCAGTAAATTCGGTTTCGGTTCGCTGATTCCGCTGATGAAACTGATTTTAATAGTTTATCTGGCGATGATAGTATTTACTCTGGTGATTCTGGGTGGCGTGGCCTATTTCTGCCGCTTTAACATTTTCACTATTATCAAAATTCTGAAAGATGAGCTGATAGTGGCTTTCTCAACCTCCAGCTCAGAAACTGCGCTGCCAAAAATGATTGAGAAAATGGAAGCATATGGCGCGCCGAAATCTATTACCAGCTTTGTGATTCCTACCGGATATTCATTTAATCTGGATGGTTCTACGCTGTATCAGAGTATTGCAGTTATCTTTCTGGCGCAGTTATACGGTATTTCTCTGTCGGTTAGTGATCAGGTAATGATTGTGATTACGCTGATGGTGGCTTCTAAAGGTATTGCCGGTGTACCGGGTGTATCGTTTCTGGTACTGTCTGCCACGCTGGCTACAACATCCATTCCGTTAGAAGGTCTGGGCTTTATTCTGGGTATCGACCGTATTCTGGATATGGGACGTACTGTAGTTAATGTAATCGGTAATGCTCTGGCTTCATTGGTTATTTCGCGCTGGGAACATGATTTTGATGATGAAAAAGCGCGGGAATATGAGAAATCACTTGGTATTAAATAATTAGTTTTCAGTAATAAAAAGGTTCAGAAATTTCTGAACCTTTTTTGTTATCCGATTTATCACATTTTGAAAAACAAATTGATAAGAGACATTATCTTTCTCTATTGATGGCATATAGAAAATCATAGACAGTAAATCCAGACAGAATACCTATTTTTGGTTAAACTTGGTTATTTAATTTGTTGATAATGATAACGGTACCATTACCTGAACAAGTAATACCGTTATATAACCGCGTTGATACATGAAAACACAAGTAACACCAGAAACCATACAAGCACAGGAATTTTTTCACATCCCGTTCTGGCAGCAGCCTCCTGTTGATATTTTCAGCCGGCGCGCATTGCGGCTGAATGAATTGGCTGCAGAAGATAATAGTGACTGGCAATCATACTTACAGCTACTGGCTGTTATCAATAATGCTCAGCAAAATTTACTGGAGCAATATGCACAGGAAGCCTGGGTAATTCCTGAGACTGATAAAGATGAAGTTCCGCTTACTCTGGCATTACTGAGTGCCAATAGAGACCTGACAGAGCGTCTGTTTACCGATTTACATGCTTTACTGCAAGCAGATTTGTCACCAACTGCTCAGCAGGTATGGAAAGAGTTATTGCAGCTCGACAGTGAAAGCCGCAACCAGTTATGCCAGCATGCATTTAATCAGCAGCTCGGGATAGCTCAGCAGGATTATCAGGTCTGGGTAAATGCAGTGGTGCAGATTGTTTATACTCATGCAGCGTTAAATCTGGCTGCTACAACGGTAAAACCTCTGTCTGAACCGGGTTTTTGCCCCTGCTGTGGTACTGATGCTGTGGGTTCAGTAATAGTCGGACAGGGTGAACTTGAAGGGTTGCGCTATTTGTGTTGTGGTGTATGCAATAGTCGCTGGCACAGTGTACGGGCACGCTGTAGTTTTTGTGATAATAGCCGTGATCTGGGCGTACACCGGATTGAACAGGTAAAAGAAGGTGTATTGTCTGGTGCAGAGGCGGAATGCTGCCCCAGCTGTCATGCTTACCGTAAACGTTATCGCCTGGCCAGGCAACAATATGCTGATCCGATTGCTGATGATTTGGCCTCTTTAGCTCTGGATATACTGTTGAATGAAGAGGGATGGCAGCGTGGCGGAGCTAATCCGTTTTTACTGATGGGAAAAATACCCAGACATTAAATTAAGCTAAAGCTGTTTGGCTTGAATAAATAATAGGGAGTCAAACAGCTTAAATAAGAAAATCTGATCTAACAGATGGATAATAAAGATGAAAAAAGCGGAGAAGTTTTTTTCCAGAGTAATTGGTTCTTTAATTATCGTATTGGGGATAATCTGTTTAGCTGAAAGTAAAAGCAATCAGCAGCTCTATTATCTTCCTTTGCAAAATAAAGCCAAATATCTTTTATCATTAAATTGTGCACCAAACCAATGCACTACACAGGGGAAGATGATATATAACCATCCGGAAAATATATCTGCTAAATCCATCAGTACACCAATTTATCATTTTCGCTATTATTTCCGGATAGCAGATAAAACCTATATTAATGATGATTTGCGTGTTTTTAGTGAAGGTTTTGGTTTTAACAAAGCCGGATTGCGCTATTTTCCTGCAGGTGGTCTGAATTCAGCTGAATTTTTTTCAGAAGAAATCATTTTTGACCCGGATAATCCAAATATAAATTTACCCGCGACATATGCAAAAGTTCTTCATGAAATTCCCAGCCCTTATGGCTTTTTTGAAGGCTTTTTTATTATTATTGGAGGAATTATTCTTACTCTAATCAGCTATTGGAATAAAATTTTTTTAAAAAGCAGGCTTGATAAATAATTAAAGAAGTATTTCTGATACCCAATTAAAACTATTTTTTATTATTTCATCGTAAAGTAATTTATTATCTTTATAAATAAGACTGATATTACTGAGTCCTTCTAATATCACCATTAATTGATTGGTTATCGCCTCATTTTGTGGGTTTTGCCGGAGTTTATCGCGGATTAAATTTCGAATAAATTCTTTATGCTCCATAACCAGCTCTTTTATTGCATTATCGTTATGGATTTCTTCTCTTGCTCTGACAAATAAGCAGCCATTAAAATCGTCTTGATTGTACCAGTTTAAATGCCATTTAAATATCTGAATAATGGACTGTTGCTGGTCAATATCAGCTATTGCTTCGGTAAGTTCTTGTTTAAATCGCAAGTCTCTTAGTTTTAAAACTTCAAAGATTAAATTGTCTTTATTGCCAAAATGTTTATATAGCGTTGTTTTAGAGCAACCTGACTGGTCTCTTATTTCATCGACTCCTACGTTGCCAAAACCCTTTTGATAAAAGAGTTGTTCTGCTGTATCAGCAATTAATCTGTATGTTTTTTTCATTTATTATCCAAAGTGTTTGATAAGTGGACAGATCTGTACTATTATAAAAATGAACAGATTTGTTCACTTTTGTGCTGGCACTAATTGCTAACACTCAAGCTAATCTTATAGGATATAAAGAATAATGAAACCATTTTTTTTCGGCAAGGAGAAACTGCCACCAAAGCCCACAAATAGTGAATTATTGCAAAGTCTGACCGGTGGTTTCGTAGCTATATTTTTTCTGATCTGGTTTAGTCAGGTCACCGGCTATACTTTAATAATGGCACCATTTGGAGCAAGTTGTGTGCTCTTGTTTGCTGTATCTCAGTCACCACTTGCGCAGCCAAGAAATGTTATTCTGGGACATTTAATTTCAGCTTTTTGCGGGTTACTGTTTTTAAAGCTATTCGGTCATGATGTCATTATTATTGCCTTGGCTGTAGGCATAGCAATTATCGCTATGCAATATTTTCGGGCAGTGCATCCACCAGCCGGTGCTAATCCATTAGTCATTTTATTAACAGCAGATAAAATAGATTATGATTTTACTTTTCTGTTGTTTCCAGTTCTGTCCGGGTCAGTAATATTGGTAGCAATTGCTTATTTAGTTAATAATTTTTTTAATCAAACGCATTGGCCTGTCTATTGGCTGGCACTCTTTAAAGAAAAAGAAAAATAATAATAAACCTATCATGTTGTTATCAGTAAATTGAAAAAACTTTGTGATACTTTTTTGGCGCAGAAAATTGGTCAGAAGATAAGGTAATCCAGTGTATATCAGCTTATGATAAGCTCGTACTATCCGCTGAATCAGCTGTTAAAAAAATCTTAGTTGAAATGATTTATTAATCTTTTCATGTACTGATTAATGAATCATAATCTTTTGTTTAATAAAAATATTTCAGAATTTATTGTCTGAAGACTTTGATAAGCTTCAGATAAATATTAGTCGAAATCGATTTTCACGCCTTCTTTTTTAAGTATATTAGTTGCAATATTCATATCCGGCAGTGTTTCGCCGAAGTAAACCCGATTAGATAATTGCTGAGTGAATATCGAATGTATCTGGTTGAATGCACCAATAGCGGTGAGATGGGACTGACCTTTTGGATCTGTAATGGATAAGATGGATTGAGCTGGCTGGTTGGCCGAATCTGTGCCTGTGATATTGATTAAAATGTGGTGCTCATCACCTTTACCCGGATTGTATAGCAATTTCTGGCGAAATGTTTTAAAACGTTGCGTTGAGATTAAACGCCAGAAGCCGCTATGAATTAATACGTAGAAAAGGCGGTTGGTTATATTGCTGTTAAAACCAATTCGTGTGGATACTGATCTGGCTTGGGTTAACATTGGCAAGATTAACTGATCAGGTGTATCAAAGAGATAAACCCGAAAACGTTTTTTATCTGTAAAGCTGACCAGCCTGCTGTCTGAAAATGGCATACAGCTTTGAGTGTGTCCCTCGGCGATGACTTCAAAAGGAATCAGCATTCTGTCCATATAATCTACAGAATTGATTCCTGAGTTATCTTGCATAGAATAGAGAATATTAATATCTATGCTGTTTATCTGTTTGAATTTAAGTGTGTGCCGGAGTATCAGGCTGGCAGCTACACCAGCCATCCATGTGGAAGAAAATACTATGGGAGCATGCAACTGGTCGAATGTATGGGTATAGGTAATCGCTGTTTTTAATTTATCCGTCCAGCGGGTGATATCAAGATAGGCAATCTGATTTTTGATGGCAAAATGCAGTACGCGGTTATCGGGATCATTGGCCAGGGTTACGATTAATTGGGGCCGGATATTGTCTGGAAGCAGTGGTGCATTGATATCGAATTGTATTGCAGATGCTTTGGATAAGGTACTGGCAAATGCAGTTGCAATATGTATATTGCGCCCGCCAATAATAATATGTACATCCGGATAATATTGATTTAACAGTGCCGCTACTTGTTTGCCTACTACACCATAGCCACCGATTAATAATACTGACAGCTGATTGTTCATGCAGACTTTCTATTTTAGGTTGATTGACCTAAAATAATATACTAAATAATTTATTTTTGGTCAATTGACCTATTTATAAAAATCATGATGGCTAAATTATCTCCAAAAAAAGAACAAATACTGACTACTGCCGCGCGGTTGCTGGCGACACGGGGTGGGGTGAATTTCAGTATGCGGATAGTGGCAGATGAAATGGGAATACGGCTAAGTAATCTGCAATATTATTTTCCTACGCTGGAAAAACTTTTTAGCGCGCTGGTTGAAAATATGCTGCTACTGGTTGAGCGGAAAATAAATCTTGCGCTAAAAAGTGATGCTGAAACGATGAGTGTACTGATAGATATCATTTGCTCAGAGCTTG includes these proteins:
- a CDS encoding saccharopine dehydrogenase family protein — protein: MNNQLSVLLIGGYGVVGKQVAALLNQYYPDVHIIIGGRNIHIATAFASTLSKASAIQFDINAPLLPDNIRPQLIVTLANDPDNRVLHFAIKNQIAYLDITRWTDKLKTAITYTHTFDQLHAPIVFSSTWMAGVAASLILRHTLKFKQINSIDINILYSMQDNSGINSVDYMDRMLIPFEVIAEGHTQSCMPFSDSRLVSFTDKKRFRVYLFDTPDQLILPMLTQARSVSTRIGFNSNITNRLFYVLIHSGFWRLISTQRFKTFRQKLLYNPGKGDEHHILINITGTDSANQPAQSILSITDPKGQSHLTAIGAFNQIHSIFTQQLSNRVYFGETLPDMNIATNILKKEGVKIDFD
- a CDS encoding TetR/AcrR family transcriptional regulator, with the translated sequence MKKTYRLIADTAEQLFYQKGFGNVGVDEIRDQSGCSKTTLYKHFGNKDNLIFEVLKLRDLRFKQELTEAIADIDQQQSIIQIFKWHLNWYNQDDFNGCLFVRAREEIHNDNAIKELVMEHKEFIRNLIRDKLRQNPQNEAITNQLMVILEGLSNISLIYKDNKLLYDEIIKNSFNWVSEILL
- a CDS encoding HPP family protein, with product MKPFFFGKEKLPPKPTNSELLQSLTGGFVAIFFLIWFSQVTGYTLIMAPFGASCVLLFAVSQSPLAQPRNVILGHLISAFCGLLFLKLFGHDVIIIALAVGIAIIAMQYFRAVHPPAGANPLVILLTADKIDYDFTFLLFPVLSGSVILVAIAYLVNNFFNQTHWPVYWLALFKEKEK
- a CDS encoding cation:dicarboxylate symporter family transporter, with the protein product MLSIIKRYSRNLAWQILIALIMGVALGLYLHTFSDPSHPYYKTYQSWVINVLQPMGDIFIRLIKMIVLPIILSTLTLGIAGLGNSKSLGRLGGKTILYFEIITTIAIGVGLLFGNLFHPGSGIDISNLHHSNVSQYVQKSEALAEKPHGLVIMILDMIPHNIFDSLSSGEILPVIFFCVFFGLGLTKLPDNQRLFFSDFLKVISDVMFKITNMIMRYAPIGVFGLMTVTISKFGFGSLIPLMKLILIVYLAMIVFTLVILGGVAYFCRFNIFTIIKILKDELIVAFSTSSSETALPKMIEKMEAYGAPKSITSFVIPTGYSFNLDGSTLYQSIAVIFLAQLYGISLSVSDQVMIVITLMVASKGIAGVPGVSFLVLSATLATTSIPLEGLGFILGIDRILDMGRTVVNVIGNALASLVISRWEHDFDDEKAREYEKSLGIK
- a CDS encoding formate dehydrogenase accessory protein FdhE; this translates as MKTQVTPETIQAQEFFHIPFWQQPPVDIFSRRALRLNELAAEDNSDWQSYLQLLAVINNAQQNLLEQYAQEAWVIPETDKDEVPLTLALLSANRDLTERLFTDLHALLQADLSPTAQQVWKELLQLDSESRNQLCQHAFNQQLGIAQQDYQVWVNAVVQIVYTHAALNLAATTVKPLSEPGFCPCCGTDAVGSVIVGQGELEGLRYLCCGVCNSRWHSVRARCSFCDNSRDLGVHRIEQVKEGVLSGAEAECCPSCHAYRKRYRLARQQYADPIADDLASLALDILLNEEGWQRGGANPFLLMGKIPRH